Proteins from a single region of Mucilaginibacter daejeonensis:
- a CDS encoding VOC family protein — protein sequence MTLRVARHTTDLDRMIRFYGDILGLEVLGRFADHNGYDGVFIGIPKAPWHLEFTTSQHPPVHHPDADDPLVFYMDSAEELTTVQQRFTSFDVMPVVPKNPYWQQNGTQYNDPDGYGVIIALKGHY from the coding sequence ATGACGCTGCGCGTGGCCCGCCATACTACCGACCTTGACCGAATGATCCGCTTTTATGGCGATATACTTGGGTTGGAGGTATTGGGTCGATTCGCCGACCACAATGGCTACGATGGTGTATTCATCGGCATCCCGAAAGCACCCTGGCATTTAGAGTTCACTACATCCCAACATCCACCCGTTCATCATCCTGATGCTGATGACCCGCTGGTGTTTTATATGGACAGCGCTGAGGAACTGACCACTGTTCAGCAAAGGTTCACCTCATTTGATGTGATGCCGGTCGTGCCTAAAAATCCATATTGGCAACAAAACGGTACCCAGTATAATGACCCAGATGGTTACGGCGTCATCATTGCCTTAAAAGGTCATTATTGA
- a CDS encoding ATP-dependent Clp protease ATP-binding subunit, which translates to MEAKFSPRVKDVISYSREEALRLGHDYIGTEHLLLGLIRDGDGIAIKLLKGLNVDTAKLRRAVEDAVKGTTGTNVHIGSIPLTKQAEKVLKITYLEAKIFKSDIIGTEHLLLSILRDEDNIASQLLMQFNVNYEIFKGEVEAHKNITDEMPGSSTGGDDDFKEEESFSQPKKVSDIKSKTPVLDNFGRDLTKAAEEGRLDPIVGREKEIERVSQILSRRKKNNPILIGEPGVGKSAIAEGLALRIVQRKVSRVLFNKRVVTLDLASLVAGTKYRGQFEERMKAVMNELEKSPDVILFIDEIHTIVGAGGASGSLDASNMFKPALARGEIQCIGATTLDEYRQYIEKDGALDRRFQKVMVEPASPDETIEILTRIKDKYEEHHGVTYTPEAINACVSLTARYITDRFLPDKAIDALDEAGSRVHLTNIHVPENILEIEQKIEQIKVEKNKVVRSQKYEEAAKLRDTEKHLLEELEQAKAAWEAETKSKRYTVSEENVAEVVAMMTGIPVQKVGQADSQKLLNMGLSIQDKIIGQDDAIKKLTRAIQRTRAGLKDPKKPIGSFIFLGPTGVGKTELAKELARFMFDTEDALIQIDMSEYMEKFAVSRLVGAPPGYVGYEEGGQLTEKVRRKPYAVVLLDEIEKAHPDVFNILLQVLDEGQLTDSLGRKVDFRNTIIIMTSNIGARQLKDFGQGVGFSTTAKANQADAHSRGVIENALKRAFAPEFLNRIDDVIVFNSLTKENIYKIIDIELASLFGRINGLGYKVELTENAKEVIAERGYDENFGARPLKRAIQKYLEDPIAEEILKGELTDGDVMEVDFDKEANEIKVIAKHSGESKTSETEQEG; encoded by the coding sequence ATGGAAGCTAAATTTTCGCCACGTGTTAAGGATGTGATCTCCTACAGTCGGGAAGAGGCTCTGCGCCTTGGTCATGACTACATAGGAACAGAACATCTGTTATTAGGACTTATTCGCGACGGCGACGGGATAGCCATAAAATTGCTGAAAGGCTTAAATGTGGATACCGCCAAGTTACGCCGCGCTGTTGAAGATGCTGTTAAAGGTACTACCGGAACCAACGTTCATATCGGCAGCATTCCTTTGACCAAACAAGCCGAGAAGGTTTTAAAAATAACTTATTTGGAAGCCAAGATATTCAAAAGTGATATCATTGGAACCGAACACTTATTACTCTCTATTTTACGTGATGAAGATAACATAGCCTCACAATTGCTGATGCAATTCAATGTGAACTATGAGATCTTTAAAGGTGAGGTAGAAGCGCATAAGAACATCACTGATGAGATGCCAGGTTCATCTACTGGTGGTGATGATGATTTTAAAGAAGAAGAATCATTCAGCCAGCCTAAAAAAGTGTCAGACATTAAATCGAAGACACCAGTGCTGGATAACTTTGGCCGCGACCTGACCAAAGCTGCCGAAGAAGGCCGCCTGGATCCGATCGTTGGTCGTGAGAAAGAGATCGAGCGTGTATCGCAGATCCTGTCTCGCCGTAAAAAGAACAACCCGATACTGATCGGTGAGCCGGGTGTGGGTAAATCGGCCATTGCCGAAGGACTTGCCTTGCGCATTGTTCAACGTAAAGTATCGCGCGTGTTGTTCAACAAACGAGTGGTTACGTTAGACCTTGCTTCTCTTGTGGCCGGTACTAAATACCGTGGCCAGTTCGAGGAGCGTATGAAAGCCGTGATGAACGAGCTGGAAAAATCGCCAGACGTGATCTTGTTCATTGACGAGATCCATACCATAGTAGGTGCCGGTGGTGCCTCAGGTTCTTTGGATGCGTCGAACATGTTTAAACCGGCTTTGGCCAGGGGTGAGATACAATGCATTGGCGCCACCACTTTAGATGAGTATCGCCAGTACATTGAAAAAGATGGCGCGCTAGATCGTCGTTTCCAAAAGGTGATGGTGGAACCTGCCAGCCCTGATGAGACCATCGAGATCCTGACCCGCATTAAGGACAAGTATGAAGAGCACCATGGTGTTACCTATACTCCTGAAGCGATCAATGCCTGCGTAAGCTTAACTGCCCGCTACATCACCGACAGGTTCTTACCTGATAAAGCGATCGATGCATTGGATGAGGCTGGTTCAAGGGTACACTTGACCAACATCCACGTGCCAGAGAACATACTGGAGATCGAGCAAAAGATCGAGCAGATCAAGGTTGAGAAGAACAAGGTGGTTCGCAGCCAGAAGTACGAAGAAGCAGCCAAGCTTCGTGATACTGAAAAGCATTTGTTGGAAGAGTTAGAGCAAGCTAAAGCAGCTTGGGAAGCTGAGACCAAATCGAAACGTTACACCGTATCTGAAGAGAACGTTGCCGAAGTTGTGGCCATGATGACCGGTATACCGGTTCAAAAAGTTGGTCAGGCCGACAGCCAAAAACTGCTGAATATGGGCTTGAGCATTCAGGACAAGATCATTGGCCAGGATGATGCGATCAAGAAATTGACCCGTGCTATTCAACGTACCCGTGCCGGATTGAAAGATCCTAAAAAGCCGATCGGTTCGTTCATCTTCTTAGGTCCTACCGGTGTTGGTAAGACCGAGTTAGCCAAAGAGCTTGCGCGCTTTATGTTCGATACCGAGGATGCCTTAATCCAGATCGATATGAGCGAGTACATGGAGAAATTCGCTGTGTCACGCTTGGTAGGAGCGCCTCCGGGCTACGTGGGTTACGAAGAAGGTGGCCAATTGACCGAAAAGGTACGTCGCAAACCATATGCGGTAGTATTACTTGACGAGATCGAGAAGGCTCACCCTGACGTGTTCAACATTCTGTTACAGGTATTAGACGAAGGTCAATTGACCGATTCATTAGGCCGTAAGGTGGACTTTAGGAATACGATCATCATTATGACCTCTAACATTGGTGCCCGTCAGTTAAAAGACTTTGGTCAAGGCGTTGGTTTCAGCACTACCGCTAAAGCTAACCAGGCTGACGCCCATTCAAGAGGCGTGATCGAGAACGCTTTGAAACGTGCTTTCGCTCCTGAGTTCCTGAACCGTATCGACGATGTGATCGTGTTCAACTCATTGACCAAAGAGAACATCTACAAGATCATCGATATCGAGCTGGCTTCATTGTTCGGCCGTATCAATGGATTGGGTTATAAAGTTGAACTGACCGAAAATGCTAAAGAAGTGATCGCAGAGCGCGGTTACGACGAGAACTTCGGTGCACGTCCGTTGAAACGAGCCATCCAAAAATACCTGGAGGATCCGATCGCAGAAGAAATCTTGAAAGGTGAACTGACCGATGGTGACGTTATGGAAGTTGACTTTGACAAAGAGGCCAACGAGATCAAAGTGATCGCCAAGCACAGCGGCGAGAGCAAGACCTCGGAGACCGAGCAAGAAGGCTAA
- a CDS encoding energy transducer TonB, giving the protein MRELLLLIGLLVLCSTGKAQYVPKTQYRDTIFLRGYIYDHKGNPVSGMVLRSRHNDTTYGSPLLSETDANGYFAINGAMVNDTLTIERHFLYKEQKLYNKGSRYMVIYLPLPNDNIDLNADKPITVAHVRQTQRMPFIFQPPNSYPNPGVFSNVQQYPHYKGETPAFLDSVKKHLIYPHQAVANNIAGMVKISFLVDRDGTPRDLTVLNGLGYGCDQAVMDAIRYAGKWDPAKSNGRATTIHQTITVEFKLTDK; this is encoded by the coding sequence ATGAGGGAACTCCTTCTGTTGATCGGCTTATTAGTTCTTTGCAGTACCGGCAAAGCGCAATATGTACCCAAAACGCAGTATAGGGACACCATATTCCTTAGAGGTTATATTTATGACCACAAGGGGAACCCGGTTTCAGGAATGGTATTGCGATCAAGACATAACGATACTACTTATGGTTCGCCGCTTTTAAGTGAAACAGATGCTAATGGATATTTTGCTATAAATGGAGCAATGGTGAACGATACCCTCACTATCGAAAGGCACTTTTTGTATAAAGAACAAAAGCTATATAATAAAGGTAGTCGTTATATGGTGATCTATTTACCATTACCTAATGATAATATAGACCTTAACGCCGATAAACCTATAACAGTAGCGCATGTGAGGCAAACTCAAAGAATGCCCTTTATATTTCAGCCTCCTAATAGTTACCCTAATCCCGGTGTATTTTCTAATGTACAGCAATACCCGCATTATAAGGGCGAAACTCCGGCTTTTTTAGACTCAGTTAAAAAACATCTGATATATCCTCACCAAGCGGTAGCTAACAATATAGCAGGCATGGTCAAAATATCGTTCCTTGTAGATCGTGATGGTACACCCAGAGATCTTACAGTGTTAAACGGCTTAGGCTATGGCTGCGATCAAGCGGTGATGGACGCTATAAGATACGCCGGCAAATGGGACCCTGCGAAAAGTAACGGACGAGCCACAACAATTCATCAAACTATTACTGTTGAATTCAAATTGACCGATAAGTGA
- the recN gene encoding DNA repair protein RecN, whose amino-acid sequence MLQQLTIHNYALIDNLQISFDAGLNIITGETGAGKSIILGALSLILGQRAESKYFFDQQKKCIIEGTFHIDELHLKNFFEENDLDHHAETILRREISADGRSRAFVNDTPVNLATLKLLGEQLIDIHSQQATREINDPAFQLLVVDSVAKHQPLLAEYQTNYRAYKKATTRLQQLIADNDKAKADLDYYQFQYDELEKAGLQADEQADLEQELYTLNNAEEIKRNLTGALYLIQDGEAAVTLQLKEAYQQLSALEKYNPAIAELHERLNSTLIELKDIAAEIETIEQQTMTNEARADEVNTRLSMIYNLQKKHRVNTNAELLAIQEDLSAKVQQALFGDEEISGLQQEIDLQRKDLTTLAGQLSANRVKALPDIEKQVMSTLAEMGMGNAHLKIDHTSTPGHELTRTGTDQIKFLFTANKGHNLAEMSKVASGGELSRLMLSIKSIIARYTALPTIIFDEIDTGVSGEVANKVGVIMERLAGNLQVITITHLPQIASKGESHYFVYKNNDSATTYTQIKQLNEQERVTEIAKMLSGDKPGESALQNARELLNS is encoded by the coding sequence ATGCTGCAACAGCTAACCATTCATAATTATGCTTTGATCGATAACCTGCAGATCAGTTTTGATGCAGGGCTGAACATCATTACCGGCGAAACAGGTGCCGGTAAATCGATCATATTGGGGGCATTATCGCTCATTTTAGGTCAGCGTGCCGAGAGCAAGTATTTTTTTGACCAGCAAAAGAAATGCATCATAGAGGGTACGTTCCATATAGACGAACTGCACCTCAAGAACTTTTTTGAGGAAAATGACCTGGATCACCACGCCGAGACCATTTTGCGCCGCGAGATATCGGCCGATGGTCGGTCGCGGGCCTTTGTGAACGATACACCTGTGAACCTGGCCACGCTTAAACTGCTGGGCGAGCAACTGATCGATATCCACTCACAGCAGGCCACACGCGAGATCAACGACCCGGCCTTTCAACTGTTGGTGGTGGATAGTGTGGCCAAGCACCAACCTTTGCTGGCCGAATATCAGACCAACTATCGCGCGTATAAAAAGGCCACCACTCGTTTACAACAACTCATTGCCGACAACGACAAGGCCAAGGCCGACCTGGATTATTACCAGTTCCAGTATGATGAGCTGGAAAAGGCCGGTTTACAAGCCGACGAGCAGGCCGACCTTGAGCAGGAACTGTACACGCTGAACAACGCCGAAGAGATCAAACGCAACCTGACCGGCGCCTTGTACCTGATACAGGATGGCGAGGCTGCCGTTACGTTGCAGCTCAAAGAGGCTTACCAACAATTATCGGCCCTTGAAAAATATAACCCTGCCATTGCCGAACTGCATGAACGCCTGAACAGCACCCTGATCGAGCTGAAGGATATAGCGGCCGAGATAGAGACCATTGAGCAGCAGACCATGACCAATGAGGCCCGCGCCGATGAGGTGAACACTCGCCTGAGCATGATCTACAACCTGCAAAAAAAGCACCGGGTTAATACTAATGCCGAGTTACTGGCCATACAGGAGGACCTATCGGCCAAAGTACAGCAAGCCCTTTTTGGCGACGAAGAGATCAGCGGTTTACAACAAGAGATCGATCTGCAACGCAAAGACCTTACTACGCTGGCCGGTCAGCTGTCAGCCAACCGGGTCAAAGCATTACCCGATATCGAGAAACAAGTGATGAGCACCCTGGCCGAAATGGGAATGGGTAATGCCCACCTGAAGATAGACCATACCTCCACCCCCGGTCATGAACTCACCCGTACCGGTACCGACCAGATCAAGTTCCTGTTCACGGCCAACAAAGGGCATAACCTGGCCGAAATGAGTAAGGTGGCGTCGGGGGGTGAGCTTTCGAGGTTGATGCTGAGCATCAAATCCATCATTGCGCGCTATACCGCATTGCCCACCATTATTTTTGACGAGATCGATACAGGGGTGTCAGGTGAAGTGGCTAACAAGGTGGGCGTTATTATGGAGCGCCTGGCGGGCAACTTGCAGGTGATCACCATTACACACTTACCGCAGATCGCCAGCAAAGGCGAAAGCCATTATTTTGTGTATAAGAACAACGACTCGGCTACCACTTATACCCAGATCAAGCAGCTTAACGAGCAGGAACGCGTGACCGAGATAGCCAAAATGCTGAGCGGCGACAAGCCAGGCGAAAGTGCCCTGCAAAATGCCCGCGAACTACTGAATAGCTGA
- a CDS encoding carboxypeptidase-like regulatory domain-containing protein, which produces MRIKFLLYLLVLPLWVSAQNTISGKVIGLYDKKPIVKASIFLSNTTVGGATGEDGSYLLTNVKPGQYDMVVSAIGFETVHRTVMVNANVTIPFIELEPKTIDLKAVEVKPDPEWEQNYKLFKTEFFGEHPFAQQCKILNPEVINLTYDRKANALIGSSNDYIEFENNALGYKIKYLLLDFERNYANQRFYYQGNVLFSPMKGTPRQMKKWMKNRLEAYNGSSQHYLRSVLQRSAEAQGFKTLTLMRKPNPARPPDSLIQAKLKEFRAKRLQGSSMVMSGGDSLIYWGNKNRLSKTVEILVTKPLRVDSLLKRTDQRGIFAFGYQYIPYVIYTKKSDDGSYTNKPLNAPNNRTSLMVINDPYIFFDMNGVIINPTSIIFEGYWAKDRMAKMLPVDYDPNEADNKK; this is translated from the coding sequence ATGCGGATCAAGTTCTTACTGTATCTCCTGGTGTTGCCCTTGTGGGTAAGTGCGCAAAATACCATTAGCGGTAAGGTGATCGGGCTGTATGATAAAAAGCCTATCGTTAAGGCAAGCATCTTTTTAAGCAACACCACTGTAGGAGGAGCCACAGGCGAGGATGGTAGTTACTTGCTCACCAACGTAAAGCCCGGACAGTATGATATGGTGGTATCGGCCATCGGCTTTGAGACCGTCCATAGGACCGTGATGGTGAACGCCAACGTGACCATACCCTTCATCGAACTGGAACCCAAGACCATTGACCTCAAAGCCGTAGAGGTAAAACCCGACCCCGAATGGGAACAGAACTATAAGCTATTTAAGACCGAGTTCTTTGGCGAACATCCCTTTGCGCAGCAATGCAAGATACTGAACCCCGAGGTGATCAACCTGACATATGACAGAAAGGCTAACGCACTGATCGGCTCGTCTAACGATTATATCGAATTTGAAAATAATGCGCTGGGCTATAAGATCAAATATCTGTTGCTCGACTTTGAACGCAATTATGCTAATCAGAGGTTCTATTACCAAGGCAATGTCTTGTTCAGCCCCATGAAAGGCACACCCCGCCAAATGAAAAAGTGGATGAAGAACCGGCTGGAAGCATATAACGGCTCGTCGCAACATTATCTGAGGTCGGTATTGCAGCGATCGGCCGAGGCTCAGGGTTTTAAAACGCTTACCTTGATGCGCAAGCCTAATCCAGCCCGCCCGCCTGACAGTTTGATACAAGCTAAATTGAAAGAGTTTAGAGCGAAAAGGTTACAAGGCAGCAGTATGGTCATGTCGGGCGGAGATTCTCTTATTTATTGGGGGAACAAGAACCGATTATCAAAAACGGTGGAGATACTGGTTACCAAACCACTCCGGGTAGACAGCCTATTGAAACGCACAGACCAGCGGGGGATATTTGCTTTTGGCTATCAATACATACCTTATGTTATTTACACCAAAAAAAGTGATGATGGCAGCTATACTAATAAGCCGCTGAACGCACCCAACAACCGAACCAGCCTGATGGTGATCAATGACCCCTACATCTTTTTTGACATGAACGGAGTGATCATTAATCCTACCTCCATAATTTTTGAAGGCTATTGGGCAAAAGACCGTATGGCCAAAATGCTTCCGGTAGATTATGACCCTAACGAGGCGGACAATAAAAAGTAA
- a CDS encoding enoyl-ACP reductase FabI, translating to MAYNLLQGKKGIIFGALNEQSIAWKVAQRATQEGAQIVLSNAPIALRMGELNKLAEECNAPVIGADVTNMDDINNLFTKTQEHFNGGVDFILHSIGMSVNVRKNIPYTDNNYDFTFKGFDISALSLHRILQAAMKHDAINEWGSVVALSYIAAQRYFPGYNDMADNKAVLESIARNFGYEYGMKKNVRVNTISQSPTRTTAGSGVKGFDGFIEFAEKMSPLGNATADQCADYAITLFSDLTKMVTMQNLFHDGGFSYTGVTQAVIDQMSK from the coding sequence ATGGCTTATAATTTATTACAAGGTAAAAAAGGTATCATTTTTGGCGCCTTGAACGAGCAATCTATCGCCTGGAAAGTAGCACAACGCGCAACCCAGGAAGGTGCCCAGATCGTACTTTCGAACGCCCCTATAGCCCTGCGCATGGGCGAGCTTAACAAACTTGCCGAAGAGTGCAATGCCCCGGTGATCGGTGCCGATGTTACCAATATGGATGATATCAACAACCTGTTCACCAAAACGCAGGAGCACTTTAACGGTGGCGTGGATTTCATTCTGCACTCTATCGGTATGAGCGTTAACGTACGCAAGAACATCCCATACACCGACAATAACTACGATTTCACTTTCAAAGGATTTGATATATCGGCCCTGAGCTTGCACCGCATCCTGCAGGCGGCCATGAAGCATGACGCTATCAACGAGTGGGGTTCGGTAGTGGCTTTGAGCTACATCGCCGCTCAGCGCTACTTCCCTGGTTACAATGATATGGCCGATAACAAAGCCGTATTGGAAAGCATTGCCCGTAACTTTGGTTACGAGTACGGCATGAAAAAGAACGTACGTGTGAACACCATCTCACAATCACCTACCCGCACCACTGCCGGATCAGGCGTTAAAGGTTTTGATGGCTTTATCGAATTCGCCGAAAAGATGAGTCCGCTGGGTAATGCCACCGCCGACCAGTGCGCCGACTACGCGATCACCCTGTTCAGCGACCTCACCAAAATGGTGACCATGCAGAACCTGTTCCACGATGGCGGTTTCTCATACACTGGTGTTACACAGGCAGTTATTGACCAAATGAGCAAATAA
- a CDS encoding DUF805 domain-containing protein: MFKRPLSLKGRIGRTEYVLSFVVYAAISAFAIMSILAGGSMLLLLAFPVLLWFALAQNTKRCHDRGNSGWYQLIPFYGLWMLFAAGDPGTNQYGPSPKGSNELEVQPAVQ; encoded by the coding sequence ATGTTCAAAAGACCCTTATCTCTCAAAGGCCGTATCGGCCGTACCGAGTATGTACTATCTTTCGTAGTATATGCTGCTATCTCTGCTTTCGCGATCATGAGCATCCTTGCAGGTGGCTCTATGTTATTATTGCTGGCCTTCCCAGTGTTGTTGTGGTTCGCGTTAGCGCAAAATACCAAACGCTGCCATGACCGTGGCAACTCGGGCTGGTATCAGCTTATTCCTTTTTACGGTCTGTGGATGCTGTTCGCCGCAGGTGACCCGGGCACCAACCAATACGGCCCGAGCCCTAAAGGCTCTAACGAACTGGAAGTTCAGCCAGCTGTTCAATAA
- the ettA gene encoding energy-dependent translational throttle protein EttA, with protein sequence MADEKIIFSMAGVSKIYPPQKQVLKNIYLSFFYGAKIGVIGLNGSGKSSLLKIIAGLDKSIQGEVVFSPGYSVGYLAQEPELDPEKTVREVVEEGVAETTAILKEYEEINEKFGLPEYYEDADAMDKLMTRQGELQDIIDSSNAWELDTKLERAMDALRCPDPDTKIAVLSGGERRRVAMCRLLLQEPDVLLLDEPTNHLDAESIDWLEQHLKQYKGTVIAVTHDRYFLDNVAGWILELDRGEGIPWKGNYSSWLDQKAKRLAQEEKTESKRQKTLERELEWVRMAPKARHAKGKARLANYEKLASEETREREDKLELFIPPGPRLGNVVIEVNNVTKAYGDRVLFENLSFSLPPAGIVGIIGPNGAGKTTLFRLITGQEQPDAGTFRVGETVKLGYVDQMHDDLKADKSVWENITDGQETIMLGNRPVNSRAYVSRFNFNGGDQQKKVNVLSGGERNRVHLAITLKKGSNVLLLDEPTNDIDVNTLRSLEEALDDFGGCAVIISHDRWFLDRICTHIIAFEGDSQVYFFEGNYSDYEENRKKRLGDVAPKRIKYKKLVE encoded by the coding sequence ATGGCTGACGAAAAGATCATATTCTCGATGGCTGGTGTAAGTAAGATATACCCGCCTCAAAAACAAGTACTAAAGAACATATACCTATCTTTTTTCTATGGCGCTAAGATCGGCGTTATAGGTTTGAACGGTTCAGGTAAATCATCATTGCTCAAGATCATTGCAGGGTTAGATAAGTCGATCCAAGGCGAGGTCGTTTTCTCACCCGGTTACTCAGTAGGCTACCTGGCACAGGAGCCTGAGCTCGACCCTGAAAAGACCGTACGCGAGGTAGTGGAAGAAGGCGTTGCTGAGACCACTGCAATATTAAAGGAATACGAAGAGATCAACGAGAAATTCGGCCTTCCGGAATATTATGAGGATGCCGATGCGATGGATAAGTTGATGACCCGCCAGGGTGAACTGCAGGACATCATCGACTCATCGAACGCTTGGGAACTGGACACCAAATTGGAACGTGCGATGGATGCCCTGCGTTGTCCTGACCCTGACACCAAGATCGCCGTGCTGTCAGGTGGTGAGCGTCGCCGCGTGGCTATGTGCCGCTTGTTGTTACAAGAGCCAGATGTGTTGTTGCTGGATGAGCCTACCAACCACTTAGATGCCGAAAGTATCGATTGGCTGGAGCAGCACTTAAAGCAATATAAAGGTACCGTGATCGCCGTAACGCACGACCGTTACTTCCTGGATAACGTAGCCGGCTGGATCCTAGAGCTTGACCGCGGCGAAGGTATCCCGTGGAAAGGCAACTACTCGAGTTGGCTGGATCAAAAGGCTAAACGCTTGGCTCAGGAAGAAAAGACCGAAAGCAAACGCCAAAAGACCCTTGAGCGCGAGCTGGAGTGGGTGCGTATGGCTCCCAAAGCCCGCCATGCCAAGGGTAAGGCCCGTTTGGCTAACTACGAGAAACTGGCCAGTGAGGAAACACGCGAGCGTGAAGACAAACTGGAACTGTTCATCCCGCCAGGCCCGCGGTTGGGCAATGTGGTGATCGAGGTGAACAACGTGACCAAGGCTTATGGCGACAGGGTATTATTCGAGAACCTGAGTTTCTCGTTACCTCCGGCAGGTATCGTAGGTATCATTGGACCTAACGGCGCCGGTAAGACCACCCTGTTCCGTTTGATCACCGGCCAGGAGCAGCCTGATGCAGGTACCTTCCGCGTGGGTGAGACCGTTAAGTTAGGTTATGTTGACCAGATGCATGACGACCTGAAGGCCGACAAGTCGGTTTGGGAGAACATCACCGACGGGCAGGAGACCATTATGCTGGGTAACCGCCCGGTCAACTCGCGCGCTTACGTATCGCGTTTTAACTTCAACGGCGGGGATCAGCAAAAAAAGGTAAATGTTTTATCGGGTGGTGAGCGTAACCGGGTACACCTGGCCATCACGCTCAAAAAAGGCTCGAACGTTCTGTTACTCGATGAGCCTACCAATGATATTGACGTGAACACCTTACGTTCATTGGAGGAGGCGCTTGATGATTTTGGTGGTTGCGCCGTGATCATCAGTCACGACCGCTGGTTCCTGGATCGTATCTGTACCCACATCATTGCTTTTGAAGGCGACTCGCAGGTGTATTTCTTTGAAGGTAACTATAGCGACTACGAAGAGAACCGCAAGAAGCGCCTGGGCGATGTAGCGCCTAAGCGCATTAAATACAAAAAACTGGTAGAATAG